From Physeter macrocephalus isolate SW-GA unplaced genomic scaffold, ASM283717v5 random_1806, whole genome shotgun sequence, the proteins below share one genomic window:
- the LOC102986696 gene encoding biogenesis of lysosome-related organelles complex 1 subunit 4 produces the protein MLDLPGPGLNPVCRALAGGFLTTATPGKSQHVGVFFFSPQHVHVFFRHALSVSTCARTARRACMIVPRLEADMGACAHARARGGQQQGRVCARAHACAEAGSGAGVPGQSRAMEGFADGCRLPLEGPAEEAEPQVAAWSGDSGNVSQSHSSASVPWEDEGPESGAPSRDLPLLRRAAAGYAACLLPGAGARPEVEELDASLEDLLTRVDEFVGMLDMLRGDSSHVVSEGVPCIYAKATEMRRVYSKIDRLEAFVGMIGASVARLEEQVSRAEAELGTFPSTFRKLLRTINVPSFFNKAPSSRSQGTSYEPPAVFRTEDHFPCCSERPQV, from the coding sequence atgttggatcttcccggaccagggctcaatccCGTGtgccgtgcattggcaggcggattcttaaccacggcgacaccaggcaagtcccaacacgttggtgttttttttttttccccccaacacgTTCACGTTTTTTTCCGACACGCTCTGAGCGTGAGCACCTGCGCGCGGACAGCGCGGCGCGCGTGCATGATTGTTCCGAGGCTGGAAGCAGATATGGGTGCGTGTGCACATGCGCGGGCCAGAGGAGGCCAGCAGCAAGGGCGGgtgtgcgcgcgtgcgcatgCGTGCGCAGAGGCCGGAAGTGGGGCTGGCGTTCCGGGTCAGTCGCGAGCCATGGAGGGTTTCGCGGACGGCTGCAGGCTGCCGCTCGAGGGGCCGGCCGAGGAGGCGGAGCCCCAGGTGGCGGCCTGGAGTGGGGACAGCGGTAATGTGTCCCAGAGCCACAGCAGCGCGTCGGTGCCGTGGGAGGATGAGGGCCCGGAGTCGGGCGCGCCCAGCCGGGACCTGCCGCTGCTGCGCCGCGCCGCCGCGGGCTACGCCGCCTGCCTGCTTCCTGGCGCGGGGGCGCGGCCCGAGGTCGAGGAGCTCGACGCGAGCCTGGAGGACCTGCTCACCAGGGTGGACGAGTTTGTGGGCATGCTGGACATGCTGCGCGGCGACTCCTCCCACGTGGTCAGCGAGGGCGTGCCTTGCATTTACGCCAAGGCCACCGAGATGCGGAGAGTGTACAGCAAGATCGACCGGCTGGAGGCCTTCGTCGGGATGATCGGCGCCAGTGTAGCCAGGCTGGAGGAGCAGGTCTCCAGGGCGGAGGCCGAGCTGGGGACGTTCCCCAGTACGTTCAGGAAACTCCTGCGCACAATTAACGTGCCCTCCTTCTTCAACAAGGCGCCCTCCAGCAGGTCCCAAGGGACCAGCTACGAACCCCCCGCCGTGTTTCGAACCGAAGACCACTTTCCTTGTTGCAGCGAAAGACCTCAGGTCTGA